CGATGGAAAATACGGCGATCAATTATACTTTGCGTCAGCCGATCGGTGTCGTGGGCTGCATTTCACCGTGGAATCTGCCGTTGTATCTTTTTACCTGGAAAATCGCCCCGGCGCTGGCGGCGGGAAATTGTGTGGTGGCCAAGCCGTCGGAGATAACACCGATGACTGCATTTATGCTGTCTGAATTAGCCATCGAAGCGGGGTTTCCTAAAGGCGTACTGAATATCGTTCACGGTCTTGGTCCGAAAGTAGGCGCAGCAATCACGACACACCCCGCGATCACGGCAATTTCTTTTACCGGCGGCACGAAAACCGGCGCCGAGATTGCCCGTGTGGCCGCACCGGTATTTAAAAAACTTTCGCTCGAACTGGGCGGTAAAAATCCCAACATCATATTTGATGACTGCGATTACGATGAAATGCTGACGCAAACCATGCGCTCTTCTTTTGTCAATCAGGGGCAAATCTGTTTATGCGGTTCGCGCCTATTGGTCCAACGCGGGATATACGATCGTTTTCTCAAAGATTTTTCCGTGCGCACCAAAAAACTCGTGGTCGGCGACCCCTTGGACGAATCCACGCAACAAGGGGCGATCGTATCGCAAGCGCACATGGAAAAAATATTATATCACATTGACCTTGCACAAAAAGAAGGTGGACGCATCGTGACGGGCGGTCATCCCGTAAAATTATCCGGCCGCTGTGCCAACGGTTGGTTCATCGAGCCGACGATCATCGAAGGTTTGGGCGCCCAATGCCGCACCAATCAGGAAGAAATTTTCGGCCCCGTCGTGACCGTGATGCCGTTTGACACTGAAGAAGAAGCGTTAGCACTGGCCAATAGTACTTCGTACGGACTGGCCTCCACCATATGGACCCGCGACCTGCAGCGTGCGCATCGTATCGGCGGCGCGATCAAGTCCGGCATCGTATGGGTCAACTGCTGGCTGTTGCGCGACTTGCGTACGCCCTTCGGCGGTGTCAAAAATTCCGGCGTCGGACGCGAAGGCGGTTTCGAAGCCCTGCGCTTTTTTACGGAAACAAAGAATGTGTGTGTGAAGATTTAGAATTTAGAATTTCGGATCGTTGATTTTCGAACGTTTACAAAATACACATAGTTTTATGAATTCGACGGACTTTAAGTTAAGAACAAAAGATTTTGCAAAACGTGTTATCGCCGTATGCCGGGCATTACCTCCCAATCGCGAATCACAGTTGATACAACGCCAATTGTTCCGATCGGGAACATCCGTCGGAGCGAATTACCGTGAAGCCTGCAGAGCACGATCTACGGCTGAATTTATAGCGAAATTAGGTATCGTAGAAGCCGAAGCCGACGAAACACTGTACTGGCTGGAACTTATTGCAGAACTGGAATTACTTCCTAAAATTAAACTCAAACAGCTAATTATCGAAAATCACGAGATCATCGCTATGGCAGTTGCGTCAATTAAAACATTAAAACAAAACAAAACGGGAGATACAAAAACCGACACTCCCCAATCCCCAATCCCAAATCCTAAATCGGGAATCCTGAATTCCTCCAAAGCACCGGAACCGGTCGGCCTGTATCCGCATGCGCGGCGCGTGGGCAATCTATTATTCCTTTCGGGCGTCGGACCGCGAGAACGCGGGAAAAAAACCATCCCCGGCGTTACACTGGATGCCAAAGGTAATATCAAAAAATACGATATCGCCAAACAATGTCATTCCGTGTTTCGCAATATACGCTATATCCTTGAAGATGCCGGTTCGTCCTGGGATAATATCGTGGACGTCACGGTTTTTCTGACCAACATGAAAGACGATTTCCCGATTTATAATAAAATTTACGCGGAATATTTTAAAAACAATAAACCCTGCCGCACGACGCTGGAGATCAACGCGCTGCCTACACCCATCGCGATCGAACTTAAAGTCATCGCAACAATTGATTAGTTGAGATGGTAACTTTAAAGGCTACCGTGCGTAAAACGATACATTAAAACTCTATTAGTGAGAGAGCACTGCATGAAAAAATTCATTTCGCCCTTACGCATTCTTTGGTTTTGCGTGTTAGCACCGATGCTTCCGGCCCAGACCAAACTGGATACGGATAGTCTTTCCCGTTATGCAAACGCCGCGCTCGCGCAGTGGAATGTACCCGGGATGGCCATTTCCGTCGTACTCAACGACTCGATGATTTACGCCAAAGGCTTCGGTGTAAAAACCGTCGGAAAAAATGATCCCGTAGATGCCAATACTAATTTTTCGATAGCCTCGCTAACTAAAGCCATGACGGCGGCGAGTATGGGCATTCTGGTGGATGAGGGCCGAGTCCGTTGGGATGACCCGATGTCCAACTATCTTCCGGAATTTAAAATGTACGACCCTTACGTCACGCAGTCCATGACCATCCGTGATTTATTGTGCCATCGGAGCGGTTTGGAAACATTTAGCGGCGATCTGGTGTGGTATGGTACTCATTATGACCGTTCGGAAGTGCTACGCCGGGCAAGATATTTGCAACCCAAATATGGTTTCCGTGCCAAATACGGTTATCAAAATATCATGTATCTCGCCGCAGGAGAAGTCGTAGGACGCGTATCCGGTAAAGGTTGGGATGATTTTATTCGTGAACGTATTTTTATCCCTCTGGGTATGACCCGGACGATTACACGTTTTGCCGATATCCACACGATGACCAATCTTGCTACGCCGCATGCGATCGTGGATTTCAAACCCGTGCCTGTCGAATATCGTAATTGGGATAACGTCGCACCGATGGGCTCCACCGTTTCCAATGTGGTAGATATGGCACAGTGGATGCGCCTCCAGTTGGGACGCGGCACTTACGAAGGGCGCACTATTTATAGTGCCGCCGTCGCGCGTGAAATGTGGCAACCGCATACGCTGATGGATATTTCAGAAAATGGAGAACGCGCTATGCCGTCCCGGCATTTTTTAGCCTATGGTTTAGGCTGGACTATGCACGACTACCACGGTAAAAAAATTCTAACTCACTCCGGCGGTGCCGACGGTATGGTTTCACGGCTGGTTCTTATCCCCGAAGACCGTTTCGGTTTTGTGATACTCACCAATAGTATTAACGGGCTCACCACACCGATGATCTATCACATCATAGATATGCACTTGGGTAAAAACGAAAAAGACTGGGATGCTTTTTATTGGGAATTCAATAAACGCGCCGAACTGAAAGAAATTGCCGATAGAAAAAAGACCGACAGTCTGCGCGTGAAAAACACCAAACCGACGCTCAAAGCCGAAGCGTATGCCGGTATTTACGGCGGAGAACTCTATGGTGACGTCGAAGTCAAAACGGAAAAAGACAAACTGACGATTCGATTTTTGCCGACGTCCACTTTCACCGGAACGCTCACGCATTGGCACTACGACACGTTTCAGATCACGCTTCAGGATAAAAATCTACCGACCGGATTTGCCACCTTTACGTTGGATGCCACCGGCAAACCGGATGAACTGAAAATTGACATCCCCAACCCGGATTTTGATTTTACGGAATTGAAATTGAAACGAAAGAAATAAGCCCGTACCGGTTTTTAGGTTGACATAACGGTACTTAGCGTTTATTTTGCGCGGCGATGGAATCTCCGATCATAACTGAAACGCCGCGTCTGTTGATTCGCCCCATGCACACATCGGATGCGGAAATGTTCTTTGATTTATTCGGCTCCGCGGAAACGCTGATCCATTTTCCGCGTGCGTACACCCGTGACGAAGTGCATCGGTTGATCCGTCGCCAGCAAGAACGCTACACATCACGCGGTTATGGCCTCTGGACTTTGGTGGCGCGCGACTCCGGAGAGATTATCGGGGATTGCGGGTTGATACCTCAGCGCGTCGATGCATGCGAGGAAGTAGAACTGGCTTACCATCTCCGCAAAAAATTTTGGCATCAGGGTTATGCCACGGAAGCCGGTGCCGCGGTCATCACATGGGTCGAAGCCCATAACCATGCCGCTTCGCTCATCGCACTGATCAGGCCCGAAAATGTACCCAGCCGCCATGTTGCGGAACGGCTCGGCTTTAAAAAAGACACGACGATTTTTCACGCCGGACTGCTGCATGACGTATTTCGTCGTGCGATAGTCCCACAGCCGGTGAGCGTATAATTTTTTGACATAATATTATTGCATTATCCATTTTATACCCGATACAACACCCATGCCTTCATTACAACTTTT
This DNA window, taken from bacterium, encodes the following:
- a CDS encoding serine hydrolase, with product MKKFISPLRILWFCVLAPMLPAQTKLDTDSLSRYANAALAQWNVPGMAISVVLNDSMIYAKGFGVKTVGKNDPVDANTNFSIASLTKAMTAASMGILVDEGRVRWDDPMSNYLPEFKMYDPYVTQSMTIRDLLCHRSGLETFSGDLVWYGTHYDRSEVLRRARYLQPKYGFRAKYGYQNIMYLAAGEVVGRVSGKGWDDFIRERIFIPLGMTRTITRFADIHTMTNLATPHAIVDFKPVPVEYRNWDNVAPMGSTVSNVVDMAQWMRLQLGRGTYEGRTIYSAAVAREMWQPHTLMDISENGERAMPSRHFLAYGLGWTMHDYHGKKILTHSGGADGMVSRLVLIPEDRFGFVILTNSINGLTTPMIYHIIDMHLGKNEKDWDAFYWEFNKRAELKEIADRKKTDSLRVKNTKPTLKAEAYAGIYGGELYGDVEVKTEKDKLTIRFLPTSTFTGTLTHWHYDTFQITLQDKNLPTGFATFTLDATGKPDELKIDIPNPDFDFTELKLKRKK
- a CDS encoding aldehyde dehydrogenase, whose product is MKTISNYIDGKLQPALSGKTLDNYEPAVGAVYGTIPDSDERDVAMAVDAAEKAFPAWSLTPAEQRARLLFKLSELIDRDMEKLVRAESIDNGKPLALARAMDIPRASSNFYYFASAILQFSSEAHAMENTAINYTLRQPIGVVGCISPWNLPLYLFTWKIAPALAAGNCVVAKPSEITPMTAFMLSELAIEAGFPKGVLNIVHGLGPKVGAAITTHPAITAISFTGGTKTGAEIARVAAPVFKKLSLELGGKNPNIIFDDCDYDEMLTQTMRSSFVNQGQICLCGSRLLVQRGIYDRFLKDFSVRTKKLVVGDPLDESTQQGAIVSQAHMEKILYHIDLAQKEGGRIVTGGHPVKLSGRCANGWFIEPTIIEGLGAQCRTNQEEIFGPVVTVMPFDTEEEALALANSTSYGLASTIWTRDLQRAHRIGGAIKSGIVWVNCWLLRDLRTPFGGVKNSGVGREGGFEALRFFTETKNVCVKI
- a CDS encoding GNAT family N-acetyltransferase, whose protein sequence is MESPIITETPRLLIRPMHTSDAEMFFDLFGSAETLIHFPRAYTRDEVHRLIRRQQERYTSRGYGLWTLVARDSGEIIGDCGLIPQRVDACEEVELAYHLRKKFWHQGYATEAGAAVITWVEAHNHAASLIALIRPENVPSRHVAERLGFKKDTTIFHAGLLHDVFRRAIVPQPVSV